From one Coffea eugenioides isolate CCC68of chromosome 11, Ceug_1.0, whole genome shotgun sequence genomic stretch:
- the LOC113752334 gene encoding CASP-like protein 4D1, with amino-acid sequence MSLPNYDIEEPRPSKVPQINLAARLVTFASLAITMVVLQTNRVTFTDSKNDKFRLTYNSYHTYEYTFYVSTVGLIYSAVQAPFAGFYVIVKRRVFNSDTLLRLEFYCDKLVTLLLGLAAGASFSVTKELKEHALEKRIQLNAVL; translated from the exons ATGTCTCTGCCTAACTATGACATTGAAGAGCCTCGTCCTTCAAAGGTGCCACAAATCAACTTAGCTGCGAGATTGGTGACCTTTGCATCTCTCGCTATTACAATGGTGGTCTTGCAAACTAACCGCGTTACATTCACAGATTCAAAGAATGACAAGTTCAGACTGACTTACAACTCTTATCATACCTATGA GTATACGTTTTATGTTTCGACAGTTGGACTCATCTACAGTGCCGTTCAAGCTCCATTTGCCGGGTTCTATGTAATAGTGAAAAGACGAGTTTTCAACAGTGATACCTTACTGCGGTTAGAATTCTACTGTGACAAG CTCGTGACATTGCTACTGGGACTTGCAGCCGGTGCATCATTTAGTGTGACGAAGGAGCTAAAGGAGCATGCACTCGAGAAAAGAATCCAGCTTAATGCAGTACTTTAA
- the LOC113751211 gene encoding serine/threonine-protein kinase BRI1-like 2 yields MEMTISIRLALPLAAILVLVSVLAADQGGFSSMKTDAEALLLFKKMIQKDPSGALSGWQLSKDPCKWNGVTCNLERVTQLDLAQSGLVGQITLAPFASLDMLISLNLSANSLAINSTSLVQLPYGLKQLELSFSKLVGQVPENFFSKHPNLEYVNFAFNNITGSLPENSLLYIDKLQYLDLSYNNLTGSIANIKIETCNSLWHLDLSGNQIQDSLPVSLSNCTALQELSLASNFFSGEIPRSFGELKSLQRLDISQNHLSGWIPPELGNSCASLFELKLSNNNITGSIPTTFGSCSSLQSFDLSNNNLTGPFPDSILQNLGSLETLLLSSNKISGPFPASISNCKKLRVVDFSSNMLSGIIPPDICPGAGALEELKAPDNSLIGGIPPQLSKCSQLKTIDFSINYLNGSIPAELGNLENLEQLIAWYNSLDGNIPAELGKCKKLKDLILNNNYLSGKIPTELFNCGNLEWISLTSNVLTGEIPREFGLLTRLAVLQFANNSLSGQIPMELANCSSLVWLDLNSNRLSGEIPPRLGRQLGAKALSGILSGNTMVFVRNVGNSCRGVGGLLEFAGIRPERLLQVPSLRSCDFTRMYSGPVLSMFTQYQTLEYLDISYNELQGKIPDEFGDMMALQVLVISHNQLSGEIPQTLGQLKNLGVFDASHNRLQGHIPDALENLSFLVQIDLSNNELTGQIPQRGQLSTLPASQYANNPGLCGVPLPVCQYQQPATNSAGDGQKEGRRTSAASWANSIVMGVLISIASICILIVWAIAMRARQREADGLKMLSSLQATHAATTWKIDKEKEPLSINVATFQRQLRKLKFSQLIEATNGFSAASLIGSGGFGEVFKATMKDGSNVAIKKLIRLSCQGDREFMAEMETLGKIKHKNLVPLLGYCKVGEERLLVYEFMEYGSLEEMLHGRARARDRRILTWEERKKVARGAAKGLCFLHHNCIPHIIHRDMKSSNVLLDHEMESRVSDFGMARLISALDTHLSVSTLAGTPGYVPPEYYQSFRCTAKGDVYSFGVVLLELLTGKRPTDKEDFGDTNLVGWVKMKVREGKGMEVIDPELLSVTQGTDEAEAEEVKEMVRYLEITLQCVDDFPSKRPNMLQAVAMLRELMPGSANTSNSS; encoded by the coding sequence ATGGAGATGACCATCTCAATACGGCTTGCTCTTCCTCTTGCTGCAATACTGGTGTTAGTTTCAGTTTTAGCAGCAGATCAAGGAGGATTTTCATCGATGAAAACAGATGCGGAGGCTCTTTTATTGTTCAAGAAGATGATCCAGAAGGACCCTAGTGGAGCTTTATCAGGTTGGCAGCTTAGTAAAGATCCATGCAAATGGAATGGGGTTACTTGCAATCTTGAAAGAGTAACTCAACTAGATCTTGCCCAATCTGGTCTTGTTGGCCAAATCACTCTGGCTCCTTTTGCTTCTCTGGATATGCTGATATCCCTCAATCTGTCTGCAAATTCTCTTGCTATAAATTCGACATCTTTGGTGCAGCTTCCATATGGATTGAAGCAACTTGAATTATCATTTTCTAAACTTGTAGGTCAAGTTCCCGAAAATTTTTTCTCTAAGCATCCCAATCTCGAGTATGTGAATTTTGCTTTCAACAATATAACTGGTTCTTTACCCGAGAATTCCTTGTTATACATCGATAAATTGCAATATCTTGATCTTTCCTATAATAACCTCACAGGCTCTATtgcaaatatcaaaattgaaaccTGCAATTCATTGTGGCATCTTGACTTGTCCGGGAACCAAATACAGGATTCCCTTCCCGTTTCCTTGTCCAATTGCACAGCTCTTCAAGAGTTGAGTTTAGCAAGCAATTTTTTCAGTGGTGAAATCCCACGATCTTTTGGTGAACTCAAAAGCTTGCAAAGATTAGATATCTCACAGAATCATCTGTCTGGTTGGATACCTCCTGAATTGGGAAATTCATGTGCCTCCCTCTTTGAGCTTAAGCTGTCTAATAACAACATTACAGGATCAATCCCTACTACTTTTGGATCATGCTCTTCGCTCCAATCATTTGATTTATCCAACAACAACCTGACAGGTCCCTTTCCTGATTCCATCCTCCAGAACTTAGGATCTTTGGAGACATTGTTACTGAGCAGTAACAAGATCTCTGGACCCTTTCctgcttccatttccaactGCAAGAAATTACGAGTGGTCGACTTCAGCTCCAACATGCTTTCAGGAATCATTCCACCTGATATATGTCCTGGAGCTGGGGCACTTGAAGAGCTGAAAGCACCAGACAATTCACTCATTGGAGGAATTCCACCTCAGTTATCCAAATGCTCACAGCTGAAGACAATAGACTTCAGTATAAATTACCTCAATGGTTCAATACCAGCAGAACTAGGAAATCTTGAGAATCTAGAGCAGCTCATTGCGTGGTACAATAGCTTGGACGGCAATATACCAGCAGAATTGGGAAAGTGCAAGAAACTCAAGGATCTTATTCTGAATAATAACTATTTGAGTGGCAAAATCCCTACGGAATTGTTCAATTGTGGTAATCTTGAATGGATATCCCTCACAAGCAATGTACTTACCGGTGAGATACCACGAGAATTTGGCCTTTTGACTAGGTTGGCAGTTTTGCAATTTGCAAATAATAGTTTGAGTGGTCAGATCCCGATGGAGTTGGCAAACTGCAGCAGCTTGGTTTGGCTTGACTTGAACAGCAATCGCCTTAGTGGTGAGATCCCACCTCGACTTGGAAGACAGCTTGGAGCAAAAGCACTGAGTGGAATACTCTCGGGAAACACAATGGTGTTTGTCCGAAATGTTGGGAACTCCTGCAGAGGAGTTGGAGGATTACTCGAGTTTGCAGGAATCCGCCCTGAAAGGCTATTGCAGGTTCCATCCCTGAGAAGTTGTGATTTCACAAGAATGTATTCCGGTCCAGTTTTAAGCATGTTTACTCAATACCAGACTCTGGAATATCTAGATATCTCATACAATGAGCTTCAGGGGAAAATTCCAGATGAATTTGGGGACATGATGGCTTTGCAAGTCCTTGTTATATCACATAACCAGCTATCTGGTGAGATACCTCAGACACTTGGCCAGCTGAAGAATCTGGGAGTGTTTGATGCATCACATAATAGACTGCAGGGCCATATTCCAGACGCTTTGGAGAATCTTTCTTTCCTTGTGCAAATTGATCTGTCCAACAACGAGTTAACTGGGCAAATTCCACAAAGGGGACAACTAAGTACGCTTCCTGCAAGCCAGTATGCAAATAATCCTGGGCTATGTGGGGTTCCTTTGCCTGTGTGCCAATACCAGCAACCTGCAACAAATTCAGCTGGAGATGGTCAAAAGGAAGGCCGAAGAACTTCAGCTGCATCATGGGCTAACAGCATTGTAATGGGGGTGCTTATCTCCATTGCTTCTATCTGCATTTTAATTGTGTGGGCAATTGCAATGCGTGCAAGGCAGAGGGAGGCAGATGGACTGAAAATGCTTAGTAGTCTGCAAGCAACTCATGCTGCCACGACCTGGAAAATTGACAAGGAGAAAGAGcctttgagcatcaatgtagcAACCTTTCAGCGGCAGCTTAGGAAGCTCAAGTTCTCTCAATTAATTGAGGCTACCAATGGTTTTTCGGCAGCAAGCCTCATTGGCTCTGGAGGATTTGGAGAAGTTTTCAAGGCAACTATGAAAGATGGATCAAATGTTGCTATCAAGAAGCTCATACGCCTGAGCTGCCAGGGTGACCGAGAATTCATGGCTGAGATGGAGACCTTGGGCAAGATCAAGCACAAGAATCTAGTACCCCTGCTGGGATACTGCAAGGTTGGTGAAGAAAGGCTACTGGTCTATGAGTTCATGGAATATGGAAGTCTTGAAGAAATGCTGCATGGAAGAGCAAGAGCACGTGATAGGAGAATTTTAACAtgggaagaaaggaaaaaagttgCAAGAGGAGCAGCCAAAGGACTTTGCTTTCTCCACCACAATTGCATACCCCACATAATACATCGAGATATGAAGTCAAGCAACGTACTCTTGGACCATGAAATGGAGTCTAGAGTTTCTGATTTTGGAATGGCAAGGCTCATAAgcgcacttgacactcaccttAGTGTTAGCACATTAGCAGGAACACCTGGATATGTACCACCAGAGTATTATCAAAGCTTCCGGTGCACTGCAAAAGGTGATGTGTATTCATTTGGGGTTGTCCTTTTGGAACTCCTTACTGGGAAAAGGCCAACAGATAAGGAAGATTTTGGAGACACCAACTTAGTAGGTTGGGTGAAAATGAAGGTAAGAGAAGGAAAAGGAATGGAAGTAATAGATCCAGAATTACTTTCAGTGACTCAAGGAACTGATGAAGCAGAAGCCGAAGAAGTGAAAGAGATGGTGAGATATTTAGAAATTACACTGCAGTGTGTTGATGATTTCCCATCAAAAAGGCCTAATATGCTCCAGGCCGTAGCCATGTTGAGAGAGCTTATGCCCGGAAGTGCCAATACAAGCAATAGTTCCTGA